Part of the Triticum aestivum cultivar Chinese Spring chromosome 4D, IWGSC CS RefSeq v2.1, whole genome shotgun sequence genome is shown below.
agaaaatacagacttgccaaatgggatatcatttgtCAACCAAAATACCAAGGGGGTCTTGGGATTGAAAATCCtgaggtcaagaacagatgtcttctcagtaagtggctgtataaTTTATCTGTTGAGACTGAGGCCACATGGGCACAGATTCTCCGTAGTAAATATCTTCAGTCCAAAACATTGTCACAGGTGACAGCGAGGCCGCTGGAGTCGCCTTTTTTGGAAAGGGCTCATGAGAGTTAAAGCAACCTTtttcaataggacaaagtttattgtTGGAAATGGTGCTAGCATGCGATTCTCGGAAGATACTTGGCTAGGAGAGACACCCCTTGCGCTTCAATACCCATCGCTTtatagtattgttcaacgacgCGATGCTTACGTTGAAACAGTACTTCAatccatcccccttaatattcaattCAGAAGGACGCTAGTCGGCAATCGTTGGGATGCGTGGCTCCATTTAGTGACTAGACTAATGGAGGTTCAGCTGTCTCAACAGCCCGATAAGTtgcgctggaagcttactaggactggggagtttacagttaaatcaatgtatattgatgttatcaaTTCTAGCTCCATTCCTAGTTCCAAATATGTCTGGAAAGTCAAGGTTCCGTTGaagatcaaagtgtttatgtggtttgtgcataaacaagttatcTTAACTAAAGACAATCTGGCAAAGCGTaactggacaggacctactaggtgtaggtTCTGTGATCGGAATGAAACTATCCAGCACCTGTTTCTGGATTGCCCGTTGGCTAAGATTCTATGGCGGACGGTGCACATcgcttttaacattactcctccgaactCTGTCAGCGCGTTATTTGGAACGTGGATTAACGGGATAGAGTTCGAAACAGCCAGCCACATccgcgtaggagtatgtgctttattgtcggcagtctggaactgcagaaatgatttggtctttaacagaacatcaaatattcattttttgcacgTTATCTTTCGGGCCACTgcattgatccgtatgtggtcgctactcactccgacggaggccagggagcgtttggttactggatctatccggtggaagatggtagcacgggatattttcaaccggtttggatggcggtcatgtaataggataggcaattagttttcctatcttttttGTGCCAACCGGTTGtggcttgtttggctctttgtgagCTTTTTATTTACTTGTTTTGAGACTGcaagaccttgttgaacctatttattttttataaaagtggccgcatgcatcgttctgatgcagaggccggggagccccCTTTTCGAAAAGAAAAAATAGGAGGAATCAATAATTTTTTGGGGCAATTTGTTCCTTCGCTGTATACTTCATGTTAGGGGATAAATAGCTGAAGATGCGCCGCCAAGAAAATCAGTTAACCGAAGTAGCGATTTAGGAGTAGTTAATTAGGTAAATCTTTCATTCTTACATATTCATCACTCCATCCATAGTGGGGATAGATGAAGCAATTACAGggacacatgcacacacacatacacacaaggACACCATGGGCAGAGCATGGGAGAGCGAGCAAGCAAaccacacgcacacgcacacgcacccttGCTCGACTCCATCAGATCAGACGCTCGTTATTCACGTATACTCTCACACCAACACACGTACGTACGAGTGCATGCAGCTTAACAGTTGCAGGGGTTGCACTTGCAGTTGTCGCCGCAGCTGCAGCCCTCGCCGGACTGCCCGGCGGCCACCTCGAACTGCCCCGCCTTGTTCTCAGGCGCCACGCCGAGGACGACCACGGCGGCGACCTGGGCGGCGGCGCTGCCCTGCTCCGTCAGATCAGGGTACATCTTCCTGAAACGGGCGAAGGCAACCGGTCGGCGAATCAGATCAATAGTTCATCACCACAAAAGGAACTGATGCTTGAACAGCTAAAAGGATCACCGGATGAAGTAGTACATAAATAGCACGAGAGTAGTTTGCAAGGAGAAGCATCCATTAATGTTAAAAAATAATTGTAAAAAACATCCATACCCGCACTTGCAGTCTGAGCCGCAGCTGCAACCGGATCCACAGTTGCAAGACATCCTCCAAATCTGTgaacccaaaaagatttcaagGAGAAGAAGATGAGCTTTGGTATCGGGGATGATGATGAGCACAATTGAATTGAATGGATAGCCTCCCACCGGCGCCACTATTTATAGCCGAATGGTGTACACAAAGCTTTGGTAGCGTGCAAGAGGAGGCCACGCTAGTCTAGCTAATAAGCTGCCGTTGCGTGGCACGATGCTATACGTACGCCGGCCTCCCCGAATTAATCCAATTTCTCGAAATCGATTGCCTTAAGACAGAGACAGAAAGCTCTCCACTCGATAATTTTGATTATCCTTGAGACTGTTAGATGtaactccctccgtctcataatacaAGAGCGTTTTTGACATTACAAGTGAATTTCTTGTAGTGATAAAAGGGGTTGCGGTACCTGGTTAAGTTAAGCACAAAGACAATCTGAGCTGATCTTTCTGGTTGCTTTCTGAAGAACGAATAAAAAAATATCCAAGCCCACTAATAATAGTTCGGCACGACAACAAATCCAACGTATGGACCTCCTCTACCTTCAAATCTCTATCTCTGGGTTACATTCGCAGTATACTGTTCCTTGATGAAGACTTGGATGGTTTGTGTCAAGAGGAATAATGCGTAGTTGacttcccttcccttccccttcTTTTGATTTCACACTATTCGACATCATTTTGTATCttctcaaaaagaaaagaaaaatctatGATTTTCTATATAAGACTTTCTCAACTGCAAGACGGCAAGAAATGGGCCTTCTTTGTTGCTTCTCAAAATTTCTTTTGCGGTACATCAAGTAGCTTTAGATATTAAACAAAGAACCATTCATTCAATATCTATCTACAAATTGTAGGGAATAAAAGTGTAATATTTCTATTTCTTTTAAAGAAAGTATGGTGAACATAAgtactttctttgttttttttcttgggGTAACTTTCTTCTTATTTTACTAGTTCCCTCTGGAATCGAGCGGGCACATAACGAATTAGTATTTTGAAAGCATGGGGTATACTTGTACTGGAAGCAATTGTTTTCTCCACTCCAATTGCAAGTAACAGTTTTCTGTTTCAGGAAGAGCCCGTATGAATCACAATGGTATGCATTACCAGCAATGATCCTTATGAAGACTACTATGTGAGAACTACTTTTTTGAAACATTGATGATGCTAGATCACAACTTGTTTGTTATAATTCTTTTAACCGAGACCGCAACAAAACATCACATCCAATACGTCGACAATCTAGAAGGAGATATCTTATTTTGATGCGGGACATAGAAAACTTTATCACAAAACATTAACAAAGATTATGTCACATCCTTAGGTACTAACTAGTCCTGCACGTCAAAAAATAAAGAGAATTGAGTACTGGACAAACTCCGCGGCGGAGAATATCTCATCAACAGAAACTCAACAAGGCCTATTTTCTCCTATGAATCATAGTTTCAGAATAATTATTCATATCACAGTTTGAAGATTTTTTTTAATGACGTCTTGGCTGCACATGGATTATGAAGCTAGATGAAACTATTTGTTCCAATAATTACTTCCAATCTCAAAGAAAAACAAACCTGGGCAGGTTTCTAAACTATGGCTACAAACGTGGAAACATCAGGCATCAGATCACAAGAGTCTTCAGTGAAAAAGAAATCAGCATATTTTGCAGTAAATTTCTATTAGATTGAACTAACGTGCTGGAGTTATTTGCTACGTCACTTATTAATGCCTAGTTTCTTAAAATTGTTGATGTGACTTGTGAGTTTGAAATGCTTGCGCCCATATCCAAAAGATAACTTTCATGCCTAGATTTCAAGTTGAAGTTGGTTGCTGTCACTTATCGTTTTGAAATGCTTCGCACTTGTACCAGAAAGATAGCTTTCATGCCTAAATTTCAAGCCGAAAGATGCTTGCTGTTACTTGTCACTTTGAAACGCTTCCTGTGTAATATGGTCATTCAAATTCAGCAAGTTTAGAGGATTGGTTTGGCAGCCGTGCCGTCTTTTTCAGAAATGACAACGCTTTCAGGACTAGGTTCATTTTGTTCAGACTTAATACCCAAGTGAGTTGGGGCATGATCTTGTCAACAATATACCAATATATGTAGCATGGacttttttttgaaatcatgaactgGCTCCATTGAACTGGTAGCATATACAGTATATAAATACCAATATATGTATGTAGATGGACAGCTGAGAATTGACAGGAAAAGTAATGGCCTGGTGGATCCAAAAAAACTGCAGCTGGGAATGTTCAGAAAAAAAAACGACTCCATTTAACTGCGAGCTCTAGTGTTGCACACGCAACAAACCGTTCTCTAAGCACAGGAAGACAAGGGTGGTTAAAAAAATGAacacgcccaccgtggggctcgaacCCAAGACAATGGTGGTTAATAAAAAATGAACACGCCGTGGGACCCGAACCcacgaccacaaggttaagagccttgtgctctaccaactgagctagacGGGCTTGTGACAGTTTTCAGCATCCTAATTCTTCTCTATACTCGGAAAAGTTGACAAACGGTGACCTAAATTCtttgaaataaaataaatggaGATCAGCAAAGTTGCTTAACTTTGGCGCAATTTTCAGCAGACACCAGTCACCAACAATGAAAATCCATGGCATCTGGACCAAATGGACGTCAGTgcacgtccatgagaccatgacgtTGAGAAACAAAGCAAAGTACGCCTAGAGGTTTCAGTCAAGTTCTTGGTGATAGGCCCCATGCAAAACTCACCAGTACACCGTCCTAAATGCAAATCAAATTATATTTATTTCGAGAGAAATAATTACTGTAAAATTTTGGGACACTAGAAATAGCACTTGAATGAACCTTTTTGGTAGTACGCATTGCTGTTCCTATGAAAGACCAAAGCATACATACTGGTTACCCTTAGTTATTATTACACTGAATTTTCTAAAACAATGGATGATCTATTCTGCAACACAGAAAATTAGAGCAATTTTTGCAACACGGATCTACAGTGCATCTGTAAGCAGACAGTGCCCAAGGGGAAAAAATCGGAGAACAATTCTTCTCCAACGAGGGGCAAAGCCTTTTAGTCTACAATAATTTTGCTCAAATCGACACCTTGCCGATCCGAGGCATCCATAAGGTCTCTCAGGCCAACTCTCAGATCAGGTACTCCCTCTTGCAAGATGGCACACACTGGAAATATCGGAACACCTTGCACTCTCCCCTTCAGTTCTTCATACATCGCGTCAGCTCCCTCTTCATCTATTTTGTTTGCCACAATCAACGATGGCCGCTTTGTCATGCCTTCTTGGTAATGCTCTAGCTCCACGACCAGATCGCGTAGCTGCTCCCATGGTGGGATACCCTTCCTACCGTTGAGTGTTGCTGCCAGGTCAAGCACATAGGACAGAACTTTGGTGCGCTCAATGTGCCTCAAGAAGGCATGGCCCAGGCCACGGTTCTCATGGGCACCTTTGATAAGACCAGGTATGTCAGCAACTTTCACTGACAAGTAGTCGTCGTAGGTTAGGCTACCAATATTGGGCCTTAGTGTGGTGAACGCATAGTCAGCAATCTCCGGGCGAGCCCTAGAGAGAGCACTCAGAAGTGTGCTCTTTCCGGCATTAGGCAAACCAACAAGGCCAACATCAGCAATGCTCTTCAGTTCTAAGACAAGAAAAGACTCTGTTCCTGGCTGTCCAGTACTTAAACGGGCTACCTCCTCTTGTCTGTTTCCTTTGGATAGACGGACGTCTCTGCCGATAGAAGCATTCCCTAGCCCACCCTCCCCTCCTTGTGCTACGATCAACCGTTGCCCAGGTCTTGTCATTTCAGCAACAGAATACTGTATGTCATCTTCTTCCCCCTCCTCATCTGAATCTAGAGCCTCTTCCTCCGTCTCTTCTTCATCCTCCCAAAattcttcatcgtcgtcatcaaaCTGATCATTTTCATCCAAATCGACCTGAGGTTGAATGCTACTTGCATCACTATCTTCAGCGTTCGAAAATCTAGCCTTGGAGCATGTACTAGGGTATGTTTGCTTCTCCCACTGATTGCTTCTTTCTCTTTCAGCTTCATTTCCATTAATGCCATCCTTGTTCTTCTGATTGGAACTGTCTGCAGAGTCATCCACAGCATCTGGGATATCCCATGGATCTAGAGATCTGGTTGGTTTATTTACAGTGAAAGACGGTCGCTCTCCTCGGACTAGATGAATCACTGTGCCAACTGGTACTTGGGCGACCTGTCAGACACACGAAGAGAATGTTATATATTTCGAAAAGGAACTTAGTAAATGCGAAATGCACATGTATGTACATATATTTGTGGTAACCTTGTCAGGACCTCTTGTCCCTATCTGTTTCTTAGAAAGTCCATTGCCTCCTCGGACTGCTTTCTGGAAACACGAAGTAAATAAGTGTAAAACCATGACATGGAAAAGCATAAATTCTGCAGAATCTTCTTCATTTGCAAAGGCTCAATGTGATATTAAGATACAGTGTGAGTAAGTCACTCTTAGTCGTAAGTCCAACAGAAGTAAGGGTGAGCTTCTAACTCGATAATATACACAAGCTAAGAATTTACACCAAGAGATTAGTTCTTTTAAGAAAAGGGATCATGCATCTAGCAAAACAAAGAGCACATGACATCTATATATCTCATACCGAAACACAAAATATGATGATACCAAAAGCATACCGTGTGATGTTGCAAGTTACTGAAATCCCAGACAGATCTTGAGCACTCAAGAATGACATTACCACCAGTCCCTCCATCGCCACCTGCAATATTTTATTGTGAATAAGAAATTCTGGGCGCATGAAAACTAGACTAAGTAGCAGAAAATAACTTGGGCTATTAGAAACATTTTGACATAGTGTAGATGGCACAGTATAAATCTACAATGATATTTCACAGCATCCGGAGCTCAATGAAACACAAACAAATCAGATGATCCGTTGCACCATAGTAACATACAATTGGATGGTCAATGGTGCAAACAAACAGAACCGATAACACCACAACCATAGTTGCATCAATATTCAGACTCTGAATTCAGAGCTTTATCAGTCTACAAGGACTTGGATGGTTTGCATACATATGACAGCAATGAGCAGTGCACAAAAAAAGAGAATGGATTAAATTTGGAAAGGCTCACCATCGGGCCTGCCTTGGCGGTCGGACCTGGAGCGCCTTTGGCTGATGCAGCCATTGCCACCATCGCCACCTCTGGCAAGTAGCCGGAACCTGTCCACCATCCCACGTGCCTGGAACAATGGGTATTCAATGCCTCGGCTCATCGTTGATTCGTCGGAACAAGCTTGAGGAAAAGTGTAGCCCACGTAAAGTTGTAAGAAGATAGGCTGTGACCTGCAAAGGCGCCGCCTTTCCCCTCCCCCCCTCTGGCAAGGAGCCATGGTAGCTCGCCCCACCACCAGCCCATGCCACTGGAGACAGGTTCGCCGGCGAGATGCGACACAGGACAGCTTGCGGCCGCCGCCACATCTTCACTACTGTAGTCTTAGCAGAAACACAAACTGCTGGATTAGAAAGCCGCAGTAGCGTTGATTTCGCCGCAATGGCGGAGCTACAAACAAATTGTTGGGCGGGCCAAGCTACAGAAGAACGCGAAAAAATTCAAATTCTGAATCGTTGCCATTAGTGAGTACCCTCTGTTCACATTTGTTACAAGATCAAGTGAGTAGACATAATCATATAAACAAAAGAAGCTATACCGAAATACAGTTTCCCCATTAGACTATTTTAGTTAGCCATTACAAAAGCTTGGAGACATCAAACCACAGACGAATTGAGTGAATTATTGATACCTGCCAAACTGGATCATTTTTTTGTCAAAATGTACAGAACAATGCCTAAACTGTAAACAATAATGGCTTTGCATAAAATGTAAACAATAAGATTTTTCAGTGGTTTATTTATGCCACCACAGTCCACATACGAATAGACAATAACCTAAATGAAAGAAATTTGAATGAATCAAAGAAAATTAGCTGTGCAGCTTACGCGGGTCGGCCGACTCGCCGTCGTCGCGCTGCTGGCTGCCGGTANNNNNNNNNNNNNNNNNNNNNNNNNNNNNNNNNNNNNNNNNNNNNNNNNNNNNNNNNNNNNNNNNNNNNNNNNNNNNNNNNNNNNNNNNNNNNNNNNNNNNNNNNNNNNNNNNNNNNNNNNNNNNNNNNNNNNNNNNNNNNNNNNNNNNNNNNNNNNNNNNNNNNNNNNNNNNNNNNNNNNNNNNNNNNNNNNNNNNNNNNNNNNNNNNNNNNNNNNNNNNNNNNNNNNNNNNNNNNNNNNNNNNNNNNNNNNNNNNNNNNNNNNNNNNNNNNNNNNNNNNNNNNNNNNNNNNNNNNNNNNNNNNNNNNNNNNNNNNNNNNNNNNNNNNNNNNNNNNNNNNNNNNNCGGTAGAGAAAACAGTGTTTGTTGTCCGTGCCGTGAGTTCCTGGATGCTGGGCTGCTGCGTGTTGCGTTATGCTGGTCAGGTGGTGTGGCCTGGGCCTAGCTAAATTTGGTTTCCAGCGATGGGCGGGCCACGGCCCAGGTTGGCCCTCCACCCTTCCGCTGATTGCAAAGGAGCACTCTTACAAGAAATGAGTATACAAATCACCCTCAAATCCACTCTTTGGGATACATAACACCCTGAAATTACTGAAACCGGGTTAATAACCCCCTTGAGTGGTTTTTGTCCCACCATGATGCTGATTACGTGTTGACTGGGCAAAAACGCTGAGTGGGTCCCATTAGTCAATTGTCTCTCTCCTTTCCTTCCTTTATCACCTTGTCCCCTTCCTTTCTTTCTTCGTCAGAGCGCCGTCGCCTCCAGAAACGCCTCTCCTCTTTCGTTCGCTAGGGCTTGGCAATCGCAGGCGccgtccgccgtcgccgccgtcgtctgCCGCTTGCCCGTCGCCGAAGGAACGAAGCCATGTGTCCAGGTGCGTGTGCCTCCATCTCCGGTGCCGCTCTGCTTCGCTTCTGGTGTCGTTCGTCGGCGGAATCGCGAGCTCATACAAGTGGCAGCGGCCAGCGACGATGGCTCCGTACGTGCGGCCGGCCACTGTTGGCGTTTCCTCGAATTTACTAGTCTCCCGTCCGGCCGTTGGGCGCACGACACATTGCCATGGCCGGCGGAGCTAGCATTTGACATCAGGGTGGTCcgcctcaaaaaaaaaaattgacaacaaatatgacgtGTGTACATCGTAACTAATTGCCAATACCACATAGAAATAGATCAATATGGCCTTACAAACACACTAAGAGCCTGTTCGGTTCCTCTCCGCTCCCTCGACTGCGCTCCCGAAGAGGAGCAGGCTGCAGCTCATTTTCACAGAGCGGCTCAAACCGAGCTCCACAGCTCCACGGAGTGGAGAGATTCTGAACAGGGCCTAAAATTCACATTCAAGTCTCAGTTTTGCATAAAAGAAGGCTAAAAAGTATACACACTTTGAGAAGTTAAAGAAGACTATGTTCTGGCCTACGCTTTTGCATGGCCATGAAAGTATCAGCTATATCATCTTAATTGACCTCAGAGAAAACATCCCGCTCAATGTATGTGAGCAATGCGACTAGGCAATCATCCAAAAGACTATCACCCATCTTATTTCTCAACTTGCTCTTGACTAAACTTATGGCAGAAAATGTTCTCAACATTTGTCGTTTCCACCGGTAGAATCAATACCAATCTGACATATCCTTTTTTCCTATCTTCAAAGCATGTTTGTGAAAAAGTTTTGCAATACCTCCGGTCCTTTTCATTGTTCAATAATTCTGCAATATGTGTGTTCGTCGGTTCATGTTCGTGTGTTGTACTGGATAATGCACAACACAACAAATAGAAGCAAATGGTTACGCGAGCAAATTGGTTGATGTGTTAATTTGGGGAGGTTTCAATGTTTCATAGCTGATAAGATCTGTGCTTTTTGGATTTTGTCTTTCTATAGTACGGAGTAGTATATATTCGAACTGATCTGAACAAGGATCTTCACCAAGCCATGCTTGTTATTAATTAACCCGGGCGAAATTTCTTACTCATGCAACTAGCTGTCTCCCCACTAAATTGCTCTACCTATCCGTCCAAACTACTAATGCTCGGTGCACTCATTCAAAAGAAAAAGATCGCCGTCGTCGCAAAACCTAAATTAAAAATTAGGGAATTGGGGAATGGACGAATGGTACCTCAAATCAGGCCGAGCCGAGTGCCGACTGGGCGGCTGCCGCCGGCTTGCAGAGGCGCCAGGCGGCCGGGTCAGGGCAGGGTCTCGGCCGGGGGCGCTGGCGAGGTTGGCGCCGAGCGCCGGGCGGGCCGCGGGCGAGACAGAGAGGGAGGAGCGGAGGAGCCTCCTGGGCGGCTTAGTTTCCGGcgaccggcgagggcggcgaggcaggcggagGCAGGGACAgggcggccggcggctgggcggCGGGTAGGTTCTCCCGTGCGTCAGGTAGTGAGGGTGGGTGTGCGTGGTGCGTCTCCACGGCTCTGTCTGGCGTTTGAGCGTGGATCGTTGTTTGGGTCAAAGTGTTGCTGGGCCATTTTTTTCCTTCTCTGGCCCATATCTATTTTTAGGCAATGGCCCATCTCTATATGTATAGGTCTATAGGGCTGTTACAAAattccagggtgggccgcggcccaccctggacaCCCTGTAGCTCCGCCCTGCATGGCCGAGCCTGAGCCGTCCGTCGTGTGGCAGTGAAACTGTTGCGGCGCTGCGTCCTGCACGCGCACTCTGCGGTTGTGGTGGAGCGTTCTCAGCTTGCAACAGGGCTACGTCGCCCGGTCTTCGCTGGAAGGAGGGACCAAATCAATAATCAACGTTGCTGTTCTCCTACAGGAGCCCGTTGCTTTTTATATCCGGACGGTGAGGTTCCGAAGGATGCTCTGGTGATTTGCGGGATGTTGTGTATCGATTGAAGGAACGGCTGAGGAATGAAAATGGTCTGCTCAATGCCAGCTTGGCGAAGAACAAGATGCTGGATGCGTATGTGTGTGATTTGGAAGTCAGCATTGTGGAGAAGTTGATGTCCTGAAGAAGAGGAATCAGAAACTGCAGCTGTCCTTTGTGTTTACTCTGTTCTGCTTTGTCATTTCACACTTTTGGGAATGATTGTCATGAAGAAGAAGATGCATTCTGGAGAAATTAGTCCAGTAGGGAGTCATTTATGTATGTTGTTTTTCTTTGTAAGCTGTTAAGCAAAATTCAGAATGTATGCTGTTAAAAAGGTTCAGAATTTGTCTTGTATCTTGTTATGCAAAATTCGGAATTTGGTACAATGCTTCTTGGAAGTGTTATGAAAATATTTGGAATTTGGTACAATGCAAAATCCCAGTGTTATGTCTGATCTTCTTATGTGTACTGTATACTCTATGATGATATGAAAAGATTCAGAATTTGGTTCAAAGCAAAATCCCAGTGCTATGGCTGATCTTCTTATGTATATTGTATACTGTATGCTGATCTGAAAAGATTCAGAATATATGTCTGATCTTCTTATATGTGTTGTCCTGTATGCAATACTATGTTTTATTTACAATGAACCAAATATACAAATATAGTGTATGCTGTTATGAAAAGATCATCTACAGTGAACCAAATAttacaaacaaaaacaaaaacacttCATTCAGACAAGCATAACAGATATTTACTATGGGACTAACATGTTCAGTTCATTCAGACAAGAAAGTGCACTTTTCTCCTTAACCAAACAGGGTAATCATCTACAATAAATTCTCCTAGCAATGCAAGTTCATTCAGCCCCATTTACTTTGCACGAGAGAGACCAGTTTGTCCTGCACCAAATTCTGCTGAAAAGTCACACATTTTTCCTAACAAAATCACCCCTTTTTTCATGAACAGAACAGGGCATCATCCAAAACGCACTTGAGCAGAACAGGGCATCATCCAAAACACTCCTTCTCCCCCTAAATCCCTAGCACTGAGACGCCCCATTCCCCTCACCCGAAACCCACACCTCTTCGGCGCACGCAATCTTACACCGGAGCTCGCGATTCCGCCGACGAACGACACCAGAAGCCAAGCAGAGCGGCAGCGGAGATGGAGGCACACGCACCTGGACACATGGCTTCGTTCCTTCGGCGACGGGCAAGCGGCAGACGACGGCGGTGATGGCGGACGGCGGACAGTGCCTGCGATTGCCGAGCCCTAGCAAACGAAAGAAGAGAGGCGTTTCTGGAGGCGACGGCGCTCTGACGAAGAAAGAAAGGAAGGGGACTAG
Proteins encoded:
- the LOC123096760 gene encoding probable GTP-binding protein OBGM, mitochondrial isoform X3, translating into MWRRPQAVLCRISPANLSPVAWAGGGASYHGSLPEGGRGKAAPLQARGMVDRFRLLARGGDGGNGCISQRRSRSDRQGRPDGGDGGTGGNVILECSRSVWDFSNLQHHTKAVRGGNGLSKKQIGTRGPDKVAQVPVGTVIHLVRGERPSFTVNKPTRSLDPWDIPDAVDDSADSSNQKNKDGINGNEAERERSNQWEKQTYPSTCSKARFSNAEDSDASSIQPQVDLDENDQFDDDDEEFWEDEEETEEEALDSDEEGEEDDIQYSVAEMTRPGQRLIVAQGGEGGLGNASIGRDVRLSKGNRQEEVARLSTGQPGTESFLVLELKSIADVGLVGLPNAGKSTLLSALSRARPEIADYAFTTLRPNIGSLTYDDYLSVKVADIPGLIKGAHENRGLGHAFLRHIERTKVLSYVLDLAATLNGRKGIPPWEQLRDLVVELEHYQEGMTKRPSLIVANKIDEEGADAMYEELKGRVQGVPIFPVCAILQEGVPDLRVGLRDLMDASDRQGVDLSKIIVD
- the LOC123096760 gene encoding probable GTP-binding protein OBGM, mitochondrial isoform X1, which gives rise to MCPVVKMWRRPQAVLCRISPANLSPVAWAGGGASYHGSLPEGGRGKAAPLQARGMVDRFRLLARGGDGGNGCISQRRSRSDRQGRPDGGDGGTGGNVILECSRSVWDFSNLQHHTKAVRGGNGLSKKQIGTRGPDKVAQVPVGTVIHLVRGERPSFTVNKPTRSLDPWDIPDAVDDSADSSNQKNKDGINGNEAERERSNQWEKQTYPSTCSKARFSNAEDSDASSIQPQVDLDENDQFDDDDEEFWEDEEETEEEALDSDEEGEEDDIQYSVAEMTRPGQRLIVAQGGEGGLGNASIGRDVRLSKGNRQEEVARLSTGQPGTESFLVLELKSIADVGLVGLPNAGKSTLLSALSRARPEIADYAFTTLRPNIGSLTYDDYLSVKVADIPGLIKGAHENRGLGHAFLRHIERTKVLSYVLDLAATLNGRKGIPPWEQLRDLVVELEHYQEGMTKRPSLIVANKIDEEGADAMYEELKGRVQGVPIFPVCAILQEGVPDLRVGLRDLMDASDRQGVDLSKIIVD
- the LOC123096760 gene encoding probable GTP-binding protein OBGM, mitochondrial isoform X2 yields the protein MAPCQRGGGERRRLCRSQPIFLQLYVGYTFPQACSDESTMSRGIEYPLFQARGMVDRFRLLARGGDGGNGCISQRRSRSDRQGRPDGGDGGTGGNVILECSRSVWDFSNLQHHTKAVRGGNGLSKKQIGTRGPDKVAQVPVGTVIHLVRGERPSFTVNKPTRSLDPWDIPDAVDDSADSSNQKNKDGINGNEAERERSNQWEKQTYPSTCSKARFSNAEDSDASSIQPQVDLDENDQFDDDDEEFWEDEEETEEEALDSDEEGEEDDIQYSVAEMTRPGQRLIVAQGGEGGLGNASIGRDVRLSKGNRQEEVARLSTGQPGTESFLVLELKSIADVGLVGLPNAGKSTLLSALSRARPEIADYAFTTLRPNIGSLTYDDYLSVKVADIPGLIKGAHENRGLGHAFLRHIERTKVLSYVLDLAATLNGRKGIPPWEQLRDLVVELEHYQEGMTKRPSLIVANKIDEEGADAMYEELKGRVQGVPIFPVCAILQEGVPDLRVGLRDLMDASDRQGVDLSKIIVD
- the ALI1 gene encoding metallothionein-like protein 1, translating into MSCNCGSGCSCGSDCKCGKMYPDLTEQGSAAAQVAAVVVLGVAPENKAGQFEVAAGQSGEGCSCGDNCKCNPCNC